From the Comamonas odontotermitis genome, one window contains:
- the ygfZ gene encoding CAF17-like 4Fe-4S cluster assembly/insertion protein YgfZ, translating to MTQALQGHLALQHLGVIRAEGDDAAIFLQGQLTNDVQLLPVGQARLAAFLSAKGRMQASFIVIKRSAGEFWLITSRDVLAATLKRLSMFVLRAKVKMSDATDAVKLIGLAGDAVPAEARELAPWQTAQLGDASIVRLFAASGESRALLAAPTDSALPDAVAHSPLLDAAAWQLSLVQAGVPLITQPVVDAFVPQMVNFESVEGVSFKKGCYPGQEVVARSQFRGTLKRRMYRVASPAQPTVGQEVFVASDAEQPVGTVVQTAATASGFEALVSMQIAAATDALHLGSSTGPALQVLALPYALKDDI from the coding sequence ATGACACAAGCATTACAAGGACATCTCGCCCTTCAGCACCTGGGTGTGATCCGCGCTGAAGGCGATGACGCCGCCATTTTTCTGCAAGGGCAGCTGACCAACGATGTGCAGCTGCTTCCCGTAGGCCAGGCCCGTCTTGCGGCTTTTCTCTCTGCCAAGGGCCGCATGCAGGCCAGTTTTATTGTCATCAAACGTAGCGCTGGTGAGTTCTGGCTCATCACCAGCCGCGATGTGCTGGCCGCAACGCTCAAGCGCCTGTCCATGTTCGTGCTGCGCGCCAAGGTCAAGATGAGCGATGCCACCGATGCCGTGAAGCTGATCGGCCTGGCCGGTGACGCCGTGCCTGCCGAGGCCCGCGAACTGGCACCCTGGCAGACGGCGCAACTGGGCGATGCATCTATTGTGCGCCTCTTTGCCGCCAGCGGCGAAAGCCGTGCGCTGCTGGCAGCCCCCACAGACAGCGCCCTGCCCGATGCGGTGGCGCACAGCCCGCTGCTGGATGCAGCAGCCTGGCAACTCTCACTGGTGCAGGCTGGGGTGCCGCTCATCACCCAGCCCGTGGTCGATGCCTTTGTGCCCCAGATGGTGAACTTTGAATCGGTAGAAGGTGTGAGCTTCAAGAAAGGCTGCTATCCGGGCCAGGAAGTCGTGGCACGCAGCCAGTTCCGCGGCACGCTCAAGCGGCGCATGTACCGCGTGGCGTCACCCGCGCAGCCCACCGTGGGCCAGGAAGTATTTGTCGCCAGCGACGCCGAGCAACCCGTGGGTACCGTAGTGCAGACTGCCGCCACGGCCAGCGGGTTTGAGGCATTGGTGTCGATGCAGATTGCCGCAGCCACCGATGCCCTGCACCTGGGCAGCAGCACCGGCCCTGCGCTGCAGGTGCTGGCACTGCCTTATGCGCTGAAGGACGATATCTGA
- a CDS encoding YbgC/FadM family acyl-CoA thioesterase, with product MSAAPVILFPQPAQSLSDFRCRNRQRVRWSEVDLQKVVFNAHYLNYVDIGMSEYWRQLAVPYEEGTQRLGGELFLKATQIEYHASARLDDVIDIGIRVTRLGNTSVQFEAGIFCADRLLVSATMVYVFADGAQRPVPLPDAYRQMVQRYEAGEEVVEVRTGSWNVLGQEAMRLRMQVFVREQGIPEEIEADEFDVTSLHAVAINGLGMCVATGRMLPSANQESRADVMRIGRMAVARPLRGTQLGRQVLDALVDAARRQGKRQVELHAQCTAENFYRRAGFTVVGDRYEEAGIPHVSMTRDL from the coding sequence ATGTCAGCAGCACCCGTCATTTTGTTTCCCCAACCCGCCCAATCCCTCAGCGACTTCCGCTGCCGTAACCGCCAGCGTGTGCGCTGGTCCGAAGTGGATCTGCAGAAGGTGGTTTTCAACGCCCATTACCTGAACTATGTCGATATCGGCATGTCCGAATACTGGCGCCAGTTGGCGGTGCCATATGAAGAGGGCACGCAGCGCCTGGGCGGCGAGCTGTTTCTGAAGGCCACGCAGATCGAGTACCACGCCTCGGCCCGGCTGGACGATGTGATCGATATCGGCATCCGCGTCACCCGGCTTGGCAATACCTCGGTGCAGTTCGAGGCGGGCATTTTCTGTGCCGACCGGCTGCTGGTTTCGGCCACCATGGTCTATGTGTTTGCCGATGGCGCGCAGCGGCCTGTGCCGCTGCCCGATGCCTATCGCCAGATGGTGCAGCGCTACGAGGCGGGCGAGGAGGTGGTGGAGGTCAGGACCGGCAGCTGGAACGTTCTGGGTCAGGAGGCGATGCGCCTGCGCATGCAGGTGTTTGTGCGCGAGCAGGGCATCCCCGAGGAAATTGAGGCTGACGAATTTGATGTGACCTCACTGCATGCCGTCGCCATCAACGGTCTGGGCATGTGCGTGGCCACGGGCCGTATGCTGCCCAGCGCCAACCAGGAAAGCCGTGCGGATGTGATGCGCATCGGCCGCATGGCCGTGGCCCGCCCCTTGCGTGGCACCCAGCTGGGCCGCCAGGTGCTGGATGCGTTGGTGGACGCTGCGCGCCGCCAGGGCAAGCGCCAGGTGGAGCTGCATGCCCAGTGCACGGCAGAGAACTTTTACCGCCGCGCCGGGTTTACCGTGGTGGGGGATCGGTACGAGGAAGCGGGCATTCCCCATGTCTCGATGACCCGGGATTTGTAG
- a CDS encoding alpha/beta hydrolase: MPAGVLAELTPTMRSVVERMARAQHTPMWELQVEQARQGYEVGSGVLEIPKPALDRVEDLHIPARDGYPIPARLYAATWDPLQPVLLFTHGGGFTIGSVATHDTLCRELARQAGCMVISVDYRLAPEHKFPTASNDAWDALQWLAQEGMQLGADTRRMAVGGDSAGGTLAAVNAILARDAGIALALQLLIYPGCTAHQDTPSHARYAQGPILTEPMISWMFANYTRTPADRDDWRFAPLLAPDVRGVAPASLHLAQCDSLVDEGVLYADKLRAAGVAVELEMYAGVAHEFVKMGRALKEARACHANMAQALRAAFD, translated from the coding sequence ATGCCTGCCGGGGTGCTTGCCGAGTTGACGCCTACCATGCGCAGCGTGGTGGAGCGCATGGCCCGTGCCCAGCACACGCCGATGTGGGAGCTGCAGGTGGAGCAGGCGCGCCAGGGCTATGAGGTGGGCTCGGGCGTGCTGGAGATTCCCAAGCCCGCGCTGGACCGTGTCGAAGACCTCCACATTCCCGCGCGGGATGGCTATCCGATCCCTGCACGCCTCTATGCCGCGACCTGGGACCCGCTGCAGCCGGTGCTGCTGTTCACCCACGGCGGTGGTTTCACCATCGGCAGCGTGGCCACGCACGACACTCTGTGCCGCGAACTCGCGCGCCAGGCAGGCTGCATGGTGATCTCGGTGGATTACCGGCTCGCGCCGGAGCACAAGTTTCCCACGGCCAGCAACGATGCCTGGGATGCGCTGCAATGGCTGGCACAGGAGGGCATGCAACTGGGGGCCGATACCCGGCGCATGGCCGTGGGCGGCGACAGCGCGGGCGGCACCCTGGCGGCGGTCAACGCCATTCTGGCGCGCGATGCCGGCATTGCACTGGCGCTGCAGTTGCTCATCTACCCGGGTTGCACCGCGCACCAGGATACGCCTTCGCACGCCCGGTATGCGCAAGGCCCCATTCTGACCGAGCCCATGATCAGCTGGATGTTCGCCAACTACACCCGCACCCCAGCCGACCGCGATGACTGGCGCTTTGCCCCGCTGCTGGCACCTGACGTACGCGGTGTGGCGCCCGCCAGCCTGCATCTGGCGCAGTGTGATTCGCTGGTGGATGAAGGCGTGCTGTACGCTGACAAGCTGCGAGCGGCTGGCGTGGCGGTCGAGCTGGAGATGTATGCTGGCGTGGCGCACGAATTTGTGAAGATGGGCCGGGCGCTGAAGGAGGCCAGAGCCTGCCACGCGAACATGGCCCAGGCATTGAGGGCCGCGTTTGATTGA
- the tmk gene encoding dTMP kinase, protein MTPSHSAPPASAPGGLFITFEGIDGAGKSSHIQGLHDAFVAAGRTVVTTREPGGTPLAEKLRTLFLHEPMDALTESLLVFAGRRDHLQQVIEPALARGDVVLCDRFTDATFAYQGSGRGFDLQVLLTLERMVQANKALGADFIRQPDLTVWFDLPTEVAAERLAHARVPDRFESQPQAFFAQVAAGYGARAAAQPGRFARIDSNQPRPDVWQAVRAAVAQRGWLAVEA, encoded by the coding sequence ATGACACCCTCCCATTCCGCCCCTCCCGCGTCGGCCCCCGGTGGCCTGTTCATCACCTTTGAAGGCATTGATGGTGCCGGCAAGTCCTCGCACATCCAGGGGCTGCATGATGCGTTTGTGGCCGCAGGGCGCACGGTGGTGACGACGCGCGAGCCGGGCGGCACGCCGCTCGCGGAAAAGCTGCGCACCCTGTTTCTGCACGAGCCCATGGATGCGCTCACCGAGTCGCTTCTGGTATTTGCCGGTCGGAGGGACCACCTGCAGCAGGTGATCGAGCCCGCCCTGGCGCGTGGCGATGTGGTGCTGTGCGACCGCTTCACCGACGCGACCTTTGCCTACCAGGGCAGCGGGCGGGGTTTCGATCTGCAGGTGCTATTAACTTTGGAGCGCATGGTGCAAGCCAATAAAGCGCTGGGGGCTGATTTCATTCGCCAGCCGGATTTGACGGTGTGGTTTGACTTGCCCACCGAGGTGGCGGCCGAGCGCCTGGCCCATGCACGCGTGCCTGATCGGTTCGAATCGCAGCCCCAGGCCTTTTTTGCGCAGGTGGCCGCAGGCTATGGCGCGCGCGCCGCTGCCCAGCCCGGGCGCTTTGCGCGCATTGATTCCAACCAGCCACGCCCCGACGTATGGCAGGCCGTGCGCGCCGCCGTTGCCCAGCGCGGCTGGCTGGCGGTGGAGGCCTGA
- a CDS encoding 2-keto-4-pentenoate hydratase encodes MQQQPSFFRPSRLAVAALALAAAPWAQAVCLDDAQIAQWVQAYEARTPAANPPEMSAEDGKCTRNKLMAAFEAAGRKPVGYKAGLTSAAVQKRFNTDQPVWGRLYKGALLANRTVVPASFGARPLFEADMLVRVSSTAINRATTPLQVLNSIDRVVPYIELPDLMVEDPKTLNGASVEAINVGSRLGVIGDSIRIPAFRDERYAFLAALQGMEITIRDQTGARLGGGRGGDLMAQPLNAVIWLTQALQKEGHVLKVGDWVSLGSFSALLPPAAGQTITIDYKGLPGAQPVEVTFE; translated from the coding sequence ATGCAGCAACAGCCCTCGTTTTTTCGTCCCTCCCGCCTTGCTGTGGCCGCGCTGGCTCTGGCAGCGGCCCCCTGGGCCCAGGCGGTCTGTCTGGACGACGCGCAGATTGCCCAGTGGGTTCAGGCTTATGAAGCCAGGACGCCTGCCGCCAACCCGCCCGAGATGAGCGCCGAAGATGGCAAATGCACGCGCAACAAGCTCATGGCTGCATTTGAAGCGGCGGGCCGCAAACCGGTGGGCTACAAGGCAGGCCTGACCAGCGCTGCCGTGCAAAAGCGTTTCAACACCGACCAGCCCGTGTGGGGCCGCCTCTACAAGGGCGCGCTGCTGGCCAACCGCACGGTGGTGCCTGCCAGCTTTGGCGCGCGGCCCCTGTTCGAGGCCGATATGCTGGTGCGTGTCTCCAGCACCGCCATCAACCGCGCCACGACGCCACTGCAGGTACTGAACAGCATTGACCGCGTGGTGCCCTATATCGAGCTGCCCGATCTGATGGTGGAAGACCCCAAGACCTTGAATGGCGCATCGGTGGAGGCGATCAACGTGGGCTCGCGCCTGGGCGTGATTGGCGATTCGATACGGATTCCAGCATTCCGTGACGAGCGCTATGCCTTTCTGGCGGCATTGCAGGGCATGGAAATCACCATCCGCGACCAGACCGGCGCCCGCTTGGGCGGTGGCCGTGGCGGTGATCTGATGGCGCAGCCGCTCAATGCCGTCATTTGGCTGACGCAGGCGCTGCAGAAGGAAGGCCATGTGCTGAAGGTGGGCGACTGGGTGAGCCTGGGGTCCTTTTCGGCCTTGCTGCCTCCGGCGGCGGGTCAGACCATCACTATCGACTACAAAGGCTTGCCGGGCGCACAACCCGTGGAAGTCACCTTTGAATAA
- a CDS encoding DNA polymerase III subunit delta', translating to MATSEKNTAQAVTPPVAPWIAQQRDALLQQRGHAWLLQGPSGLGQFALAMELVRAWLCDAPGAHGACGQCASCHAIDVHAHTDLCVLMPETTMLALGWPLPEKAQADIDDKKRKPSQEIRVDAMRDAVEFTQRTSGRGKGKAVLVYPAEQMNAVTANALLKTLEEPPGDVRFVLATEAAHQLLPTIRSRCLSHTMQWPVAEAASAWLAGQGVPADQITGALQAAGGRPEDALAQLQAGRSPQVWKKLPKELAQGQAGALASLAGPQVVDALQKLCHDLLMLRVGAAPRFFDKADLPAPPTLAVLSRWSKALTQSMKTADHPFNQGLMLEALVAQAASVLQSRR from the coding sequence ATGGCGACCTCTGAAAAGAACACGGCGCAGGCGGTGACGCCGCCAGTCGCGCCCTGGATTGCCCAGCAGCGCGATGCCTTGCTGCAGCAGCGTGGCCACGCCTGGTTGCTGCAGGGGCCATCGGGCCTGGGGCAGTTTGCACTGGCCATGGAACTGGTGCGTGCCTGGCTGTGCGATGCGCCCGGTGCGCATGGCGCCTGCGGGCAATGCGCCAGCTGCCACGCGATTGACGTGCACGCGCACACCGACCTGTGCGTGCTGATGCCCGAGACCACCATGCTGGCGTTGGGCTGGCCCTTGCCCGAGAAGGCGCAGGCCGATATTGACGACAAGAAGCGCAAGCCGAGCCAGGAAATCCGCGTCGACGCGATGCGCGATGCGGTGGAGTTCACCCAGCGCACATCCGGGCGCGGCAAGGGCAAGGCGGTGCTGGTGTATCCGGCCGAGCAGATGAATGCCGTCACCGCCAATGCCCTGCTCAAGACGCTGGAAGAGCCGCCAGGCGATGTCCGCTTTGTGCTGGCCACCGAGGCGGCGCACCAGCTTTTGCCCACCATCCGCAGCCGCTGCCTGTCGCACACCATGCAGTGGCCGGTGGCAGAGGCTGCCAGCGCCTGGCTGGCCGGGCAGGGCGTGCCTGCAGACCAGATCACAGGCGCCCTGCAGGCCGCAGGCGGCCGCCCCGAAGACGCACTCGCGCAACTGCAGGCCGGGCGCTCGCCACAGGTCTGGAAAAAGCTGCCCAAGGAGCTTGCCCAGGGCCAGGCCGGGGCGTTGGCGAGCCTGGCAGGGCCGCAAGTGGTGGATGCATTGCAAAAGCTCTGCCATGACCTGCTGATGTTGCGTGTGGGGGCAGCGCCGCGCTTTTTCGACAAGGCCGATCTGCCCGCCCCGCCGACCCTTGCGGTCCTCAGCCGCTGGAGCAAGGCGCTCACGCAGTCGATGAAGACGGCAGACCATCCATTCAACCAGGGCCTGATGCTGGAGGCGCTGGTCGCGCAGGCGGCGTCAGTGCTGCAGTCACGCCGCTGA
- the msbA gene encoding lipid A export permease/ATP-binding protein MsbA, translating to MSTTEKPSSAHASAAAPAPSGSDPASAVAQLSLRARLSRLTPYFGYQRWTWVLAVLATVVVAGTEVAIPALLQPLVDKGFTGGTLPLWAVPVAIVGVFFIRGVAQFINQYALARIANDGMMRLRENLFNRVLDAHLSLFSRQSASALSNTVVYEVQNGATLIVQALLMLSRDGFTVIALLLYLLYTNWQLTLIVAVLLPSVSWIMKTLSKRLYHITKASQQATDELAYVVEENVLAHRVVRIHAAQPAQAGRFLTLSRRLRQLAIKATIASAAMTPLTQLLAAVALSVVICIALWQSRATAVSAQEVTVGSFISFISGMLMLIAPIRRLADVANPLTRGVAALERGLGLLGEVPPETSGQHRADKVRGAVQLTDVTVEFGSDKAPALRHLSLTIHPGEVVALVGPSGAGKTTLINLLPRFVEPSSGSVSIDGVPLHDWDLHSLRSQFAMVSQDVVMFNDTIAANVALGAPVDEARLQQCLAAANLQDFVARQPQGVYSMVGHNANQLSGGQRQRLAIARALYKDAPILILDEATSALDTESERLVQEALARLMQGRTTVVIAHRLSTIEHADRVVVMERGQVVEQGTHEQLLELGGLYARLQSRPH from the coding sequence ATGTCCACAACAGAAAAACCATCTTCCGCGCATGCATCTGCGGCCGCGCCAGCACCTTCGGGCAGTGATCCTGCTAGCGCGGTAGCCCAGTTGTCACTGCGCGCACGCCTCTCCCGCCTCACCCCATACTTTGGCTACCAGCGCTGGACCTGGGTGCTCGCCGTGCTGGCCACGGTGGTAGTAGCTGGGACCGAGGTGGCCATTCCCGCCCTTCTGCAACCCCTGGTGGACAAGGGCTTTACCGGTGGCACCCTGCCGCTGTGGGCTGTGCCTGTAGCAATTGTTGGCGTTTTTTTCATTCGTGGTGTTGCGCAGTTCATCAACCAGTACGCACTGGCACGCATTGCCAATGACGGGATGATGCGTCTGCGCGAGAACCTGTTCAATCGCGTGCTGGACGCCCACCTGAGCCTGTTTTCCAGGCAATCGGCCAGTGCGCTGTCCAACACCGTGGTGTACGAAGTACAGAACGGCGCCACCCTGATCGTGCAGGCGCTTCTGATGCTTTCGCGCGACGGTTTCACGGTGATTGCACTGCTGCTTTACCTGCTCTATACCAATTGGCAGCTCACCTTGATCGTGGCGGTGCTGCTTCCCAGCGTGTCATGGATCATGAAAACGCTCTCCAAACGGCTCTATCACATCACCAAGGCCAGCCAGCAGGCCACCGATGAGCTGGCCTATGTGGTGGAGGAGAACGTACTCGCCCACCGCGTGGTGCGCATCCACGCCGCCCAGCCAGCCCAGGCTGGCCGCTTCCTGACGCTGAGCCGCAGACTGCGCCAGCTGGCCATCAAGGCCACGATCGCGTCGGCTGCCATGACGCCGCTCACCCAGTTGCTGGCAGCCGTTGCGCTGTCCGTCGTGATCTGCATTGCGTTGTGGCAAAGCCGCGCCACTGCGGTAAGCGCCCAGGAAGTGACGGTCGGCAGCTTCATCTCCTTCATCTCCGGCATGCTGATGCTCATTGCCCCCATCCGGCGCCTTGCCGATGTGGCCAACCCGCTGACACGCGGCGTGGCAGCGCTGGAGCGCGGCCTGGGCCTGCTGGGCGAGGTACCGCCCGAAACCAGTGGCCAGCACCGCGCAGACAAGGTGCGTGGCGCTGTCCAGCTGACCGATGTGACTGTTGAATTTGGCAGCGACAAGGCCCCTGCCCTGCGCCACCTCTCGCTCACCATCCATCCGGGCGAAGTGGTGGCCCTGGTGGGCCCCTCGGGCGCCGGAAAGACCACCCTTATCAATCTGCTGCCGCGTTTTGTGGAGCCCTCCAGTGGCTCGGTCAGCATCGATGGCGTGCCGCTGCACGACTGGGATCTGCACAGCCTGCGCAGCCAGTTCGCCATGGTGAGCCAGGATGTCGTGATGTTCAACGACACCATTGCAGCCAACGTAGCCTTGGGCGCGCCGGTCGATGAAGCGCGCCTGCAACAATGCCTTGCAGCCGCCAACCTGCAGGATTTTGTGGCACGCCAACCACAGGGCGTGTACAGCATGGTCGGCCACAACGCCAATCAGCTTTCAGGAGGCCAGCGCCAACGCCTGGCCATTGCACGCGCGCTGTACAAGGACGCGCCAATCCTGATCCTGGACGAAGCCACCTCCGCACTCGATACCGAATCGGAGCGGCTGGTGCAGGAGGCCCTGGCGCGGCTGATGCAGGGGCGCACCACCGTGGTGATTGCGCACCGCTTGTCCACCATCGAGCACGCGGACCGTGTGGTGGTAATGGAGCGCGGCCAGGTGGTGGAGCAAGGCACCCACGAGCAATTGCTGGAGCTCGGGGGCCTGTATGCCCGGCTGCAGTCGCGGCCCCACTGA
- the mltG gene encoding endolytic transglycosylase MltG produces the protein MMRDPLHRGGRVVKRLLVLIVVAALAVAGAGAWWLHQPIVVGDKPVELEIEPGTPPRAVAQAVQAAGIGVNADLLYWWFRLSGQDRKIRAGNYEIPVGTTPQSLLARLVRGEDSQRVLTIVEGWNFRQVRAALAKEENLKHDSAVMTPEQIMEALGKPGVAAEGRFFPDTYAFSKGSSDIALLRRAMQAMDKRLEAAWSLKQEDSPLKSADELLILASIVEKETGKAADRGLVAGVFANRLRIGMLLQTDPTVIYGLGDKFDGNLRKRDLQADTPWNTYTRTGLPPTPIAMPGKASLIAAVQPEKTKALYFVARGDGSSHFSESLDEHNRAVNTFQRGK, from the coding sequence ATGATGCGCGATCCATTGCACAGAGGTGGTAGGGTTGTGAAGCGTTTATTGGTGTTGATCGTGGTGGCGGCGCTGGCCGTGGCGGGTGCGGGCGCTTGGTGGCTGCACCAGCCCATCGTTGTGGGCGACAAGCCTGTGGAGCTGGAGATTGAGCCGGGCACACCCCCGCGCGCCGTGGCGCAGGCCGTGCAGGCGGCGGGCATCGGCGTCAATGCCGATCTGCTGTACTGGTGGTTCCGCCTCTCTGGGCAGGACCGAAAGATCCGTGCGGGCAATTACGAAATCCCCGTGGGCACCACGCCGCAGAGTCTGCTCGCGCGCCTGGTGCGTGGCGAAGACAGCCAGCGCGTGCTGACGATTGTCGAGGGCTGGAACTTCCGGCAGGTGCGGGCCGCACTTGCCAAGGAAGAGAACCTCAAGCACGACAGCGCGGTGATGACGCCCGAGCAGATCATGGAGGCGCTGGGCAAGCCGGGTGTGGCGGCCGAGGGGCGCTTTTTTCCGGACACCTACGCCTTCTCCAAGGGCAGCAGCGATATCGCCTTGCTGCGCCGCGCCATGCAGGCCATGGACAAGCGGCTGGAAGCCGCCTGGTCGCTCAAGCAGGAGGACAGCCCGCTCAAGTCGGCGGACGAGCTGTTGATTCTGGCGAGCATCGTCGAGAAGGAAACCGGCAAGGCAGCCGACCGGGGGCTGGTGGCGGGGGTGTTTGCCAACCGCCTGCGCATCGGTATGCTGCTGCAGACCGACCCGACAGTGATCTACGGCCTGGGCGACAAGTTCGACGGCAACCTGCGCAAGCGCGACCTGCAGGCTGATACGCCATGGAACACCTACACGCGCACCGGCCTGCCGCCCACGCCCATTGCGATGCCGGGCAAGGCCTCGCTGATCGCCGCCGTGCAGCCTGAAAAGACCAAGGCGCTGTACTTTGTGGCCCGGGGCGACGGCAGCAGCCATTTCAGCGAGAGCCTGGACGAGCACAACCGCGCGGTCAATACCTTCCAGCGGGGCAAGTGA
- a CDS encoding putative signal transducing protein, with product MRSVYEPSGAIQAHVLQDVLRQHGIASHVQGEHLQGAIGELPAGNLVRLLVADGDFAAARRAVEEWERAIPMDEEDLARLDRSAMATAATTPSPAPVVGTAQALPVLASRDRSDQGSQNGQGGHSSSISGLPLAMAIGIAIALLAWVFL from the coding sequence ATGCGCAGCGTGTACGAACCCTCTGGTGCCATCCAGGCCCATGTGCTGCAGGATGTGCTGCGCCAGCACGGTATTGCCAGCCATGTACAGGGCGAACATCTGCAAGGGGCGATCGGCGAATTGCCCGCCGGCAATCTGGTACGGCTGCTGGTGGCGGACGGCGATTTCGCAGCGGCCCGCCGCGCCGTGGAGGAATGGGAGCGCGCCATCCCGATGGACGAGGAAGATCTGGCGCGGCTGGACCGCAGCGCGATGGCAACTGCGGCCACCACACCCTCCCCCGCGCCAGTTGTCGGCACTGCGCAGGCCCTGCCGGTGCTGGCATCCCGCGACCGAAGCGACCAAGGCAGCCAAAACGGCCAAGGCGGCCATAGCAGCTCCATCAGTGGCCTGCCGCTGGCAATGGCCATCGGGATTGCAATCGCGCTTCTGGCGTGGGTTTTTCTATGA
- a CDS encoding ankyrin repeat domain-containing protein: MLAAIVFAAIGGLAQAGSYDDFFTRIIRDDAPGIAALVKQGFDPNTVNERGETGLTQAFKLDSYRAAKGLIDLPSTKVNQPNSKGETPLMMAAIKGQVDLAKALIARDADVNREGWTPLHYAVSAPSEDGSDLKMVALLLQHHAYIDAASPNGTTPLMMAAQYGTRSAVELLIKEGADPKLKNQQGLTAVDFATRADRAEVVRWLAQAGGAAGTASAAGAAEPARPAGAPGGHVPQQPAFPQGKRKIQSNW, encoded by the coding sequence GTGCTTGCTGCTATTGTTTTTGCAGCGATTGGCGGCCTGGCGCAGGCAGGCTCCTACGATGACTTCTTTACCCGCATCATCCGCGACGACGCGCCAGGCATTGCCGCCCTGGTCAAACAAGGCTTTGATCCCAACACCGTGAACGAGCGCGGCGAGACGGGGCTGACGCAGGCCTTCAAGCTCGATTCCTACCGCGCCGCCAAGGGGCTGATCGATCTGCCTTCCACCAAGGTCAACCAGCCCAACAGCAAGGGTGAGACGCCGCTCATGATGGCTGCCATCAAGGGGCAGGTGGATCTGGCCAAGGCCTTGATTGCCCGCGACGCCGATGTGAACCGCGAAGGCTGGACGCCGCTGCACTACGCCGTATCGGCCCCCAGCGAAGACGGCTCCGACCTGAAGATGGTGGCACTCCTGCTGCAGCACCACGCCTACATCGATGCCGCATCACCCAATGGCACCACGCCGCTCATGATGGCCGCCCAGTACGGCACCCGCAGCGCGGTGGAATTGCTGATCAAGGAAGGCGCCGATCCCAAGCTGAAGAACCAGCAGGGCTTGACGGCTGTGGACTTTGCCACCCGGGCGGACCGCGCCGAAGTGGTGCGCTGGCTGGCCCAGGCGGGCGGTGCAGCGGGCACTGCCTCAGCGGCTGGCGCGGCAGAGCCTGCCAGACCTGCTGGCGCACCGGGCGGGCATGTGCCGCAACAGCCGGCCTTCCCACAGGGCAAACGCAAGATCCAGAGCAACTGGTGA
- a CDS encoding TatD family hydrolase, which produces MFTDSHCHLNFPELAQDLPAIRAKMAEAQVTRALCISCTMEEFPDVHALATSYDNIWCSVGVHPDTEGLTEPSVDDLVQRAGLPRVVAIGETGLDYYGMEDRKGGRTIADLEWQRERFRTHIRAAQQVQKPLVIHTRSASEDTLRLLREEGETGGAGSAGGVFHCFTETMEVARAALDLGFYISFSGIVTFKSAQDLRDVAAFVPEDRLLIETDSPYLAPVPFRGKTNTPAYVPFVAKQVAQVRGMTVEAVAEATNRNFDRLFSGVLA; this is translated from the coding sequence ATGTTTACCGATTCCCACTGCCATTTGAACTTTCCTGAACTGGCCCAGGACCTGCCGGCTATCCGTGCCAAGATGGCCGAAGCCCAGGTGACGCGCGCCCTGTGCATCAGCTGCACGATGGAAGAGTTTCCCGACGTGCATGCGCTGGCCACCAGCTATGACAACATCTGGTGCAGCGTTGGCGTACACCCTGACACCGAGGGCCTGACCGAGCCGAGCGTGGACGATCTGGTGCAGCGCGCGGGCCTGCCGCGTGTGGTGGCCATCGGTGAGACCGGGCTCGATTACTACGGCATGGAAGACCGCAAGGGCGGGCGCACGATTGCCGATCTGGAGTGGCAGCGCGAGCGCTTCCGCACCCATATCCGGGCTGCACAGCAGGTGCAAAAGCCGCTGGTCATCCACACGCGCAGCGCCTCTGAGGACACCTTGCGCCTTCTGCGGGAAGAGGGTGAGACTGGCGGCGCGGGCAGCGCTGGCGGCGTCTTTCACTGCTTTACCGAAACCATGGAAGTGGCGCGTGCCGCGCTGGACCTGGGCTTTTACATCTCGTTTTCCGGCATCGTCACCTTCAAGAGCGCGCAGGATCTGCGTGATGTGGCAGCCTTTGTGCCCGAAGACCGGCTCCTGATCGAAACCGACAGCCCGTACCTCGCGCCCGTGCCTTTTCGTGGCAAGACCAATACGCCCGCCTACGTGCCGTTTGTGGCAAAGCAGGTTGCGCAGGTACGCGGCATGACTGTGGAAGCCGTGGCAGAAGCCACCAACCGCAACTTTGACCGGCTGTTTTCAGGAGTGCTGGCATGA
- a CDS encoding PilZ domain-containing protein, translated as MNSPTPASAASAASAAAARPSVLQLAIKEKAALYAAYIPLFKDGGIFVPTPKDYALGDDVYLLLTLPQDPQRYPIAGKVGWVTPAGAGGNRTQGIGVRFPKDPKTDELRYKIEQILGTALQADRATQTI; from the coding sequence ATGAACAGTCCTACCCCCGCATCTGCTGCGTCCGCAGCGTCTGCCGCTGCTGCGCGCCCCAGCGTGCTGCAGCTGGCCATCAAGGAAAAGGCAGCGCTGTACGCCGCCTACATTCCCTTGTTCAAGGACGGCGGCATTTTTGTGCCCACGCCCAAGGATTACGCGCTGGGGGACGATGTATATCTGTTGCTCACACTGCCGCAGGACCCGCAGCGTTACCCCATTGCCGGCAAAGTGGGCTGGGTGACACCCGCAGGCGCCGGCGGCAACCGAACCCAGGGCATAGGTGTGCGCTTCCCGAAAGACCCCAAAACCGACGAGTTGCGCTACAAGATCGAGCAGATTCTGGGCACGGCACTGCAGGCGGATCGCGCCACGCAAACCATTTGA